From Sparus aurata chromosome 9, fSpaAur1.1, whole genome shotgun sequence, a single genomic window includes:
- the LOC115588497 gene encoding trace amine-associated receptor 8a-like → MKTLEETELCFPQLLNSSCRKPIRPQFDTMIYILLPFGSLLTAALNLLVIISISHFKQLHTPTNLLILSLAVSDFFMGLHMFLTIMLIDGCWFLGDLMCTLHGYLGYVIASASVGTMVLISVDRYVAICHPLQYSSEITQTRVQVCVCLCWICSVIFQGLILKDALKQPGRYHSCIGECILFINYIAVLVDLTFSFIVPITVIVVLYMRIFVVAVSQARAMWSHIAAVTQSGKVTAKKSEMKAARTLGVVVVLFLICLCPYYCVELTGQNNLINDSSAAFVLCLYYFNSCLNPVVYAFCYPWLRKSIKLLVTFKILQPDSSELNIL, encoded by the exons ATGAAAACCTTAGAGGAAACTGAACTCTGCTTTCCACAACTTCTCAACAGCTCCTGCAGGAAGCCAATACGTCCTCAATTTGACACCATGATTTACATTCTGCTTCCCTTCGGCTCTCTGCTCACTGCAGCACTTAACCTGCTGGTCATCATCTCTATCTCCCACTTCAA GCAGCTCCACACTCCCACcaacctcctcatcctctctctggctgtctcAGATTTCTTCATGGGCCTCCACATGTTCCTTACAATTATGCTCATAGACGGCTGCTGGTTCCTCGGTGACCTCATGTGTACTCTGCATGGTTATCTAGGATATGTTATTGCTTCAGCTTCAGTAGGAACCATGGTGCTCATATCTGTTGACCGTTATGTGGCTATTTGTCATCCTCTGCAATACTCCAGTGAAATCACACAAACAAgagttcaggtgtgtgtttgtctgtgttggatATGCTCTGTAATTTTTCAAGGTCTGATCCTGAAGGATGCATTGAAACAACCAGGCAGGTATCACTCCTGCATTGGAGAGTGTATATTGTTCATTAACTACATTGCTGTACTTGTAGATCTCACTTTTTCCTTCATTGTTCCCattactgttattgttgttttgtatatgaGAATATTTGTAGTGGCTGTGTCTCAGGCTCGTGCCATGTGGTCTCATATTGCAGCTGTCACACAATCAGGGAAAGTAACTGCaaagaaatctgaaatgaaagcagccaggactcttggtgttgttgtagttttgtttCTAATATGTCTCTGCCCATATTATTGTGTTGAACTTACAGGCCAAAATAACTTGATCAATGATTCATCTGCTGCCTTTGTTTTATGCTTGTATTATTTTAACTCCTGTCTAAATCCTGTGGTTTATGCCTTTTGCTATCCCTGGTTAAGAAAATCAATTAAGCTCCTAGTCACATTTAAGATACTACAGCCTGACTCCAGTGAGTTGAACATACTGTAG